A portion of the Citrobacter rodentium NBRC 105723 = DSM 16636 genome contains these proteins:
- a CDS encoding amidohydrolase/deacetylase family metallohydrolase, with protein MFDLLLRHARLVDETICDIAIKGGKIAVLGRTDEPAVKTLDLRGECYVSAGWIDSHVHCYPKSPIYHDEPDSVGIATGVTTVVDAGSTGADDIDEFYTLTRDAATEVYALLNISRVGLIAQNELANMANIDADAVKQAVKRHPDFIVGLKARMSSSVVGENGITPLDRAKAMQQENGELPLMVHIGNNPPDLDEIAERLSAGDIITHCYNGKPNRILTPEGELRASITRALQRGVRLDVGHGTASLSFAVAKRAIGAGILPHTISSDIYCRNRISGPVHSLANVMSKFLAIGMTLPQVIDCVTANAADSLRLKTKGRLQPGMDADLTLFTLKRQPTVLVDAENDSLQAEKLLVPLAAIRAGKGYMTEQGSAEYAFDF; from the coding sequence ATGTTTGATTTACTCCTGCGCCATGCGCGTCTGGTTGACGAAACGATCTGCGATATTGCGATTAAAGGCGGCAAAATTGCCGTGCTGGGCAGGACTGATGAACCGGCGGTAAAAACGCTCGATTTACGCGGCGAATGTTACGTCAGCGCCGGATGGATTGATTCCCACGTGCACTGCTATCCGAAATCGCCCATTTATCATGACGAGCCGGACAGCGTCGGCATCGCGACCGGCGTGACCACCGTGGTGGATGCAGGCAGTACCGGCGCCGATGATATTGACGAGTTCTACACCCTCACCCGCGATGCGGCGACTGAGGTGTATGCGCTGCTGAATATCTCCCGCGTCGGGCTGATCGCGCAGAACGAACTGGCGAACATGGCCAATATCGACGCCGATGCGGTGAAGCAGGCGGTGAAGCGCCACCCGGACTTTATCGTTGGCCTGAAGGCGCGGATGAGCAGCAGCGTGGTCGGTGAAAACGGCATCACGCCGCTGGATCGCGCTAAAGCGATGCAGCAGGAGAACGGCGAACTGCCGCTGATGGTCCACATCGGCAATAACCCGCCGGATCTCGATGAGATCGCCGAACGCCTGAGCGCGGGCGACATCATTACCCATTGCTACAACGGCAAACCGAATCGCATTTTAACGCCGGAAGGCGAACTGCGCGCGTCGATCACCCGGGCGCTGCAGCGCGGAGTGCGTCTCGACGTCGGTCATGGCACCGCCAGCCTGAGCTTTGCGGTGGCGAAGCGCGCGATCGGCGCAGGCATTCTGCCGCACACCATCAGCTCGGATATCTACTGCCGCAACCGCATCAGCGGTCCGGTGCATTCGCTGGCTAACGTAATGTCGAAATTTCTCGCCATCGGCATGACGCTGCCGCAGGTCATCGACTGTGTGACCGCCAATGCCGCCGACAGCCTGCGGCTGAAAACCAAAGGCCGCCTCCAGCCGGGGATGGACGCCGATTTAACCCTCTTTACGCTTAAACGCCAGCCAACCGTGCTGGTGGATGCTGAAAACGACAGCTTACAGGCTGAGAAGCTGCTGGTGCCGCTTGCCGCGATTCGCGCGGGCAAGGGCTATATGACCGAACAAGGGAGCGCGGAATATGCCTTCGATTTTTGA
- a CDS encoding IS110-like element ISCro4 family transposase encodes MEQELHFIGIDVSKAKLDVDVLRPDGRHRSKKFANTPKGHDELLRWLSGHRVAPAHICMEATSTYMEDVAAHLSDAGYTVSVINPALGKAFAQSEGLRSKTDAVDARMLAEFCRQKRPPAWEAPHPVERALRALVLRHQSLTDMHTQELNRLETAREVQRPSIDAHLLWLHAELKRIEKQIKDLTDDDPDMKHRRKLLESIPGIGEKTSAVLLAYTGLKERFTHARQFAAFAGLTPRRYESGSSVNRASRMSKAGHASLRRALYMPAMVAVSKTEWGRAFRDRLAGNGKKGKVIIGAMMRKLAQVAYGVLKSGVPFDASRHNPVAA; translated from the coding sequence ATGGAACAGGAACTTCATTTTATCGGTATCGATGTCTCTAAAGCTAAGCTGGATGTCGATGTGTTGCGGCCTGATGGCCGTCACCGCAGCAAAAAATTTGCCAACACCCCGAAGGGCCACGACGAACTTCTCCGCTGGCTCAGCGGTCATCGCGTGGCACCGGCACATATCTGCATGGAAGCCACCAGTACGTATATGGAAGACGTTGCCGCTCATCTCAGTGATGCCGGTTACACCGTCTCCGTCATCAACCCCGCCCTGGGTAAAGCCTTTGCACAGAGTGAAGGTCTGCGCAGCAAAACCGATGCAGTGGATGCCCGTATGCTGGCAGAGTTCTGTCGTCAGAAGCGCCCTCCGGCGTGGGAAGCCCCGCATCCGGTTGAACGGGCCCTGCGGGCTCTGGTGCTGCGCCATCAGTCGCTGACGGACATGCACACGCAGGAGCTGAACCGCCTGGAGACAGCGCGTGAGGTGCAGCGTCCGAGTATAGACGCCCATCTGCTGTGGCTTCATGCCGAACTTAAGCGCATCGAAAAGCAGATAAAGGACCTGACGGATGATGACCCGGATATGAAGCACCGCAGGAAGCTGCTGGAAAGTATCCCGGGCATCGGGGAGAAAACGTCCGCGGTATTACTGGCTTATACCGGTCTGAAGGAGCGCTTCACCCATGCCAGGCAGTTCGCCGCTTTTGCGGGTCTGACGCCGCGGCGGTATGAATCAGGCAGCAGTGTGAACAGGGCCAGCCGGATGAGTAAAGCCGGACATGCGTCGCTTCGCAGGGCGCTGTATATGCCTGCGATGGTGGCGGTAAGTAAAACGGAATGGGGAAGAGCGTTCCGTGACCGTCTGGCAGGGAACGGTAAAAAAGGGAAAGTGATAATCGGTGCGATGATGCGCAAGCTGGCGCAGGTGGCGTACGGTGTTCTGAAGTCAGGCGTGCCGTTCGATGCGTCCCGGCATAATCCGGTAGCAGCGTAA
- a CDS encoding DUF4310 family protein, translating to MEQNKGFWFADWSFPIFVGLLSSGVFAGTHMYYLYGIGAFNEVAFVAMLKAGIDTGSYGAVAAFGASFLFARIIEGSLVGILDIGGAIQTGIGLGVPALLLGAGIVFPVENFIASLATGLALGLAIGYIIILARKFTINQSDSTYGADVMMGAGNASGRFLGPLIILSAMTASIPIGVGSLLGALLFYIWQKPITGGAILGAMILGSIFPIAIS from the coding sequence ATGGAACAGAATAAAGGTTTTTGGTTTGCCGACTGGTCGTTCCCGATCTTCGTTGGCCTGCTCTCCTCCGGCGTGTTTGCCGGGACGCATATGTACTACCTGTACGGCATCGGCGCGTTCAACGAAGTGGCCTTTGTGGCGATGCTGAAGGCGGGGATTGATACCGGCTCCTACGGCGCGGTCGCCGCGTTTGGCGCCAGCTTCCTGTTTGCCCGCATCATCGAAGGCTCGCTGGTGGGGATTCTGGATATCGGCGGCGCCATTCAGACCGGTATCGGCCTCGGCGTGCCGGCGCTGCTGCTCGGCGCGGGCATTGTTTTCCCGGTAGAGAACTTTATCGCTTCGCTGGCGACGGGTCTGGCGCTTGGTCTGGCGATTGGCTACATCATTATCCTGGCGCGTAAGTTCACCATCAACCAGAGCGACTCCACCTATGGCGCCGACGTTATGATGGGCGCCGGTAACGCCTCCGGTCGTTTCCTCGGGCCGTTGATTATCCTCAGCGCCATGACTGCCTCGATTCCGATTGGCGTGGGTTCGCTGCTGGGCGCTCTGCTGTTTTACATCTGGCAGAAGCCGATCACCGGCGGCGCGATCCTCGGCGCGATGATTTTAGGTTCCATCTTCCCGATTGCGATTAGCTAA
- a CDS encoding DUF4311 domain-containing protein, with protein MFLIILIKSLIIGGLVGVGVGAGAARMFHAPTTQGMGAFRTLGELNSCEGDPASHFSFGLGFFFNAWASSVAAGSFTQDVDHRIIPNWGAAALMVKNRNVGETLHDPKKMAIACGIIGMIVVTFLNLTASSVPEALQVTAVKVLVPAANLLVNTVMPVIFWLAAIDAGKKSGFWATVFGGAAQLIMGNAVPGLVLGILIGKGVEESGWNHVTKVMMVAIVLLFVLGGFFRGFDMKMIESFHMTVPNWLELIHNSLSGK; from the coding sequence ATGTTCCTGATAATTTTAATAAAATCGCTCATCATCGGCGGCCTCGTCGGCGTAGGTGTGGGGGCCGGGGCTGCACGCATGTTTCATGCGCCTACCACTCAGGGGATGGGCGCGTTTCGCACACTGGGAGAGCTGAACTCCTGCGAAGGGGACCCCGCTTCTCACTTCTCCTTTGGCCTGGGCTTCTTCTTCAACGCCTGGGCGTCTTCCGTTGCGGCGGGCTCGTTCACCCAGGACGTCGACCACCGCATCATCCCTAACTGGGGGGCGGCGGCGCTGATGGTGAAAAACCGTAACGTCGGTGAGACGCTGCACGATCCGAAAAAGATGGCGATTGCCTGCGGCATCATCGGCATGATTGTCGTTACCTTCCTCAACCTGACCGCCTCCTCGGTGCCGGAAGCCCTTCAGGTCACCGCCGTGAAGGTGCTGGTGCCAGCGGCTAACCTGCTGGTGAACACCGTGATGCCGGTCATTTTCTGGCTGGCGGCAATCGACGCCGGTAAGAAATCGGGCTTCTGGGCCACCGTATTCGGCGGCGCGGCGCAGCTGATCATGGGTAACGCCGTACCGGGTCTGGTGCTTGGCATCCTGATCGGCAAAGGCGTGGAAGAGAGCGGCTGGAACCACGTGACCAAAGTGATGATGGTCGCCATCGTGCTGCTGTTCGTACTGGGCGGCTTCTTCCGCGGCTTCGACATGAAGATGATCGAATCCTTCCACATGACCGTGCCGAACTGGCTCGAACTGATCCACAACTCGCTTAGCGGCAAATAA
- a CDS encoding DUF4312 family protein: MKEQFTTTVRVTGKGEAKARAFADALNHVQAAVMKASPHILLRIEPQDVQVVQAREAVRKEAFLFFFLRRERHTYSVELDVTVNVTAINLDKVDFVSQR; encoded by the coding sequence ATGAAAGAACAATTCACCACGACGGTGAGAGTGACCGGCAAGGGCGAAGCCAAAGCGCGCGCCTTTGCCGATGCCCTGAACCACGTTCAGGCCGCGGTGATGAAGGCATCGCCGCATATTTTACTGCGTATTGAGCCACAGGATGTGCAGGTTGTTCAGGCGCGTGAAGCGGTGCGTAAAGAAGCATTTTTGTTTTTCTTTTTGCGCCGGGAAAGACACACGTACAGCGTGGAGCTGGACGTGACCGTGAACGTGACAGCCATCAATCTGGACAAGGTGGATTTCGTCTCGCAACGCTGA
- a CDS encoding SFCGS family glycine-rich protein encodes MEQITVVIGDRLGKGQKVAAGVEKAGGRAVVVPGVAADMKLGDVMKAENATFGISFCGSGGAGAITAQNKHGYKAKYGMRSVDEGVTAINEGCNVLGFGFMDKEELGERLVQAWQKKYGA; translated from the coding sequence ATGGAACAAATTACCGTTGTGATTGGCGATCGTCTGGGAAAAGGCCAGAAAGTGGCGGCAGGCGTCGAAAAAGCGGGCGGCCGTGCGGTTGTGGTGCCGGGCGTGGCGGCGGATATGAAGCTGGGTGATGTGATGAAGGCGGAAAACGCCACCTTCGGCATCTCTTTCTGCGGCAGCGGCGGCGCAGGAGCGATCACCGCGCAAAACAAACACGGCTACAAGGCGAAATACGGCATGCGTTCGGTAGACGAAGGCGTGACGGCGATCAACGAAGGCTGCAACGTGCTGGGCTTCGGTTTTATGGATAAAGAAGAGCTCGGCGAACGTCTGGTACAGGCGTGGCAGAAAAAATACGGCGCCTGA
- a CDS encoding glycine dehydrogenase, with product MNNGAVMNDMGEQAAQPGELADRMLAQVYALLREHHIIPNAVQEQMLTSHVRAMAHRSLTGEPLPEVDASLFDEISAESMALARDVVAAFGNLPEEEAWLLSVHFEVAKDNL from the coding sequence GTGAATAACGGAGCAGTAATGAACGACATGGGTGAACAGGCGGCGCAGCCTGGTGAACTGGCCGATCGCATGCTGGCGCAGGTTTATGCGTTACTGCGTGAACATCACATCATTCCCAACGCCGTACAGGAACAAATGCTGACGTCTCATGTTCGCGCCATGGCGCACCGGTCGCTGACCGGCGAGCCTTTGCCGGAAGTGGATGCCAGTTTATTTGATGAAATATCCGCCGAATCAATGGCGCTTGCCCGCGACGTGGTCGCAGCGTTTGGCAATCTTCCCGAGGAAGAGGCCTGGCTGCTGTCGGTCCACTTTGAAGTCGCGAAAGATAATCTTTAA
- a CDS encoding type II toxin-antitoxin system RelE/ParE family toxin, producing the protein MFTVILHVDVAKELAELPPIVQAKMIRLIDKLKANPTVLREPDSKPLGAGLFEIRTMGIGIARGLYVYQKGKRIYLLRVFIKKTQKTPEHEMLLAFTRLEEMLNEEN; encoded by the coding sequence ATGTTCACCGTTATATTGCATGTCGACGTCGCCAAAGAATTAGCCGAGCTGCCGCCCATTGTTCAGGCTAAAATGATCCGCCTGATCGATAAGTTAAAAGCGAACCCCACAGTGCTTCGGGAACCGGACAGTAAGCCCCTCGGCGCGGGACTGTTTGAAATACGCACTATGGGGATCGGGATCGCCCGGGGCCTGTATGTTTATCAGAAAGGTAAAAGGATCTACCTGCTGCGGGTCTTTATTAAAAAAACGCAGAAAACGCCGGAACACGAAATGCTGTTAGCCTTCACAAGGCTGGAGGAGATGCTCAATGAAGAAAACTAA
- a CDS encoding helix-turn-helix domain-containing protein yields the protein MKKTKSVAWDEVRTDLLSSPEVQAAMEAEERKARLQAMLAEWRNHAGLTRAQVAERMGVTPPTVSRMEANIVRASLETIARYARACGIKHPQILL from the coding sequence ATGAAGAAAACTAAAAGTGTCGCCTGGGACGAGGTCAGAACAGACCTTCTGTCCAGTCCTGAGGTACAGGCTGCAATGGAAGCAGAAGAACGTAAAGCGCGTCTGCAGGCTATGCTCGCAGAATGGCGCAATCATGCTGGCTTAACCCGCGCACAGGTTGCAGAGAGAATGGGCGTCACGCCACCGACGGTATCCAGAATGGAGGCCAATATTGTCAGGGCCAGCCTGGAAACCATCGCCCGCTATGCCAGAGCCTGTGGAATCAAACATCCACAAATCCTTTTATAA
- the pmbA gene encoding metalloprotease PmbA, translating to MAFAMKVISQVEAQRKSLEEAVSTALELASGKSDGAEVSVSKTTGISVSTRYGEVENVEFNSDGALGITVYHQNRKGSASSTDLSPQAIARTVQAALDIARYTSPDPCAGVADKELLAFDAPDLDLFHPAEISPDEAIELAARAEQASLQADKRITNTEGGSFNSHYGIKVFGNSHGMLQGYCSSRHSLSSCVIAEENGDMERDYAYTIGRALGDLQSPEWVGAECARRTLSRLAPRKLSTMKAPVIFANEVATGLFGHLVGAIAGGSVYRKSTFLLDSLGKQILPEWLTIEEHPHLRKGLASSPFDSEGVRTERRDIVKDGVLTQWLLTNYSARKLGLKSTGHAGGIHNWRIAGQGLSFEQMLKEMGTGLVVTELMGQGVSGITGDYSRGAAGFWVENGEIQYPVSEITIAGNLKEMWRNIVTVGNDIETRSNIQCGSVLLPEMKIAGQ from the coding sequence ATGGCATTTGCAATGAAAGTAATCTCACAAGTTGAAGCGCAGCGTAAGAGCCTGGAAGAAGCAGTCTCGACGGCGCTGGAGTTAGCCTCAGGCAAATCGGACGGGGCGGAAGTATCGGTTAGCAAGACCACCGGCATCAGCGTAAGCACCCGCTATGGTGAAGTGGAGAATGTTGAATTTAACAGCGATGGCGCCTTAGGCATCACCGTTTACCATCAGAACCGCAAAGGCAGCGCGTCATCGACGGACTTAAGCCCGCAGGCTATCGCCCGCACCGTGCAGGCAGCGCTGGACATAGCGCGCTATACCTCGCCAGACCCGTGCGCGGGCGTGGCTGATAAAGAACTGCTGGCCTTTGACGCGCCGGATCTCGACCTGTTCCATCCGGCGGAAATCTCCCCGGACGAGGCCATTGAACTGGCCGCGCGTGCCGAGCAGGCATCATTACAGGCGGATAAACGCATTACCAATACCGAAGGCGGCAGCTTTAACAGCCACTATGGCATTAAAGTGTTCGGCAACAGCCACGGTATGTTGCAGGGCTATTGTTCCAGCCGTCACTCGCTGTCCAGCTGCGTGATTGCCGAAGAGAATGGCGATATGGAACGCGACTACGCTTATACCATTGGCCGCGCGCTGGGCGATCTGCAATCGCCGGAGTGGGTCGGCGCCGAGTGCGCTCGCCGCACGTTATCGCGCCTTGCGCCGCGTAAGCTTTCGACGATGAAAGCGCCGGTCATTTTCGCTAATGAAGTGGCGACCGGGCTGTTTGGTCATCTGGTTGGCGCAATTGCCGGCGGCTCTGTTTATCGTAAATCGACGTTCCTGCTGGATTCGCTGGGCAAACAAATACTGCCTGAGTGGCTGACCATCGAAGAACATCCGCATCTGCGCAAAGGGCTGGCTTCCTCGCCGTTCGACAGCGAAGGCGTGCGTACCGAACGGCGTGACATCGTTAAAGACGGCGTGCTGACCCAGTGGCTGCTGACCAACTATTCGGCGCGCAAGCTGGGACTAAAAAGCACCGGCCACGCGGGCGGCATTCACAACTGGCGTATTGCCGGGCAGGGGCTGAGCTTTGAGCAGATGCTGAAAGAGATGGGTACCGGTCTGGTGGTCACCGAACTGATGGGCCAGGGCGTAAGCGGCATTACCGGGGATTACTCGCGCGGCGCGGCTGGCTTCTGGGTCGAAAACGGCGAAATTCAGTATCCGGTTAGCGAAATTACCATCGCCGGGAACTTAAAAGAGATGTGGCGCAATATCGTGACCGTGGGCAACGATATTGAAACCCGCAGCAATATCCAGTGTGGTTCCGTTCTTCTGCCGGAGATGAAGATCGCCGGTCAATAA
- the yjgA gene encoding ribosome biogenesis factor YjgA has product MTKQPEDWLDDVPGDENEDEDDEIIWVSKSEIKRDAEELKRLGAEIVDLGKNALDKIPLDPDLRAAIELAQRIKMEGRRRQLQLIGKMLRQRDVEPIRQALDKLKNRHNQQVVLFHKLEQMRDRLLVDGDEAIAEVLNLWPNADRQQLRSLIRNAKKEKEGNKPPKSARQIFQYLRELAENEA; this is encoded by the coding sequence ATGACAAAGCAGCCCGAAGACTGGCTCGACGACGTGCCCGGTGATGAAAACGAAGACGAAGATGATGAAATTATCTGGGTCAGCAAAAGTGAAATTAAACGTGATGCCGAGGAGCTGAAGCGCCTGGGCGCAGAGATTGTCGATCTGGGTAAAAACGCGCTGGATAAAATCCCGCTGGATCCGGATCTGCGCGCCGCAATTGAGCTGGCGCAGCGTATTAAAATGGAAGGCCGCCGCCGTCAGCTGCAGCTGATTGGTAAAATGTTGCGCCAGCGTGACGTTGAACCCATCCGTCAGGCGCTGGACAAGCTGAAAAACCGTCATAACCAGCAGGTCGTGCTGTTCCATAAGCTGGAGCAAATGCGCGATCGCCTGCTCGTCGACGGGGATGAGGCGATAGCGGAAGTGCTGAACCTGTGGCCGAACGCAGACCGTCAGCAGCTGCGTTCGCTTATCCGCAACGCGAAGAAAGAGAAAGAAGGGAACAAGCCGCCGAAATCCGCACGCCAGATTTTCCAGTATCTGCGCGAACTGGCGGAAAACGAAGCGTAA
- the mpl gene encoding UDP-N-acetylmuramate:L-alanyl-gamma-D-glutamyl-meso-diaminopimelate ligase: MRIHILGICGTFMGGLAMLARSLGHEVTGSDANVYPPMSTLLEKQGIDLIQGYDASQLDPQPDLVIIGNAMTRGNACVEAVLEKNIPYMSGPQWLHDFVLRDRWVLAVAGTHGKTTTAGMAAWILEACGYKPGFVIGGVPGNFEVSARLGESDFFVIEADEYDCAFFDKRSKFVHYCPRTLILNNLEFDHADIFDDLKAIQKQFHHLVRIVPGQGRIIYPENDINLKQTLAMGCWSEQELVGEQGHWQAKKLNADASAWEVWLDGEKVGEVKWSLVGEHNMHNGLMAIAAARHVGVQPADAAAALGSFINARRRLELRGEANGVTVYDDFAHHPTAILATLAALRGKVGGTARIIAVLEPRSNTMKMGLCKDDLAPSLGRADEVYLLQPPHIPWQVAEVADACVQPAHWSGDVDALAEMVVKTAQPGDHILVMSNGGFGGIHQKLLDGLAKKSQAGE; the protein is encoded by the coding sequence ATGCGCATTCATATTTTGGGAATTTGTGGCACCTTCATGGGCGGTCTGGCGATGCTGGCGCGTTCGCTTGGTCATGAGGTAACGGGTTCGGACGCCAATGTATATCCGCCAATGAGTACCCTGCTTGAAAAGCAGGGCATTGACCTTATTCAGGGTTATGACGCCAGTCAGCTCGACCCGCAGCCCGATCTGGTGATTATCGGCAATGCCATGACCCGCGGTAATGCGTGCGTTGAGGCGGTGCTGGAAAAAAACATCCCGTACATGTCCGGGCCGCAGTGGCTGCACGATTTTGTGCTGCGCGACCGTTGGGTGCTGGCCGTGGCGGGAACGCACGGGAAAACCACCACCGCCGGGATGGCCGCCTGGATTCTGGAAGCCTGCGGCTACAAGCCAGGCTTTGTGATTGGCGGCGTGCCGGGCAACTTTGAGGTGTCGGCGCGTCTGGGCGAGAGCGATTTCTTCGTCATTGAGGCGGATGAATATGACTGCGCCTTCTTCGATAAGCGTTCTAAATTTGTTCACTACTGTCCGCGCACGCTGATCCTCAACAACCTTGAGTTCGATCATGCGGATATTTTTGACGACCTGAAGGCAATCCAGAAACAGTTCCACCATCTGGTGCGCATCGTGCCGGGCCAGGGGCGCATTATTTATCCGGAAAATGATATCAACCTGAAGCAGACGCTGGCGATGGGCTGCTGGAGCGAACAGGAGCTGGTGGGCGAGCAGGGACACTGGCAGGCGAAGAAGCTGAACGCCGACGCATCGGCGTGGGAAGTCTGGCTGGACGGCGAAAAGGTCGGCGAAGTGAAGTGGTCGCTGGTGGGCGAACACAACATGCACAATGGCCTGATGGCTATCGCCGCAGCGCGTCATGTTGGCGTACAGCCAGCCGATGCCGCGGCGGCGCTGGGATCGTTTATCAACGCCCGTCGCCGCCTGGAGCTGCGTGGCGAAGCGAACGGCGTTACGGTGTATGACGATTTCGCCCATCACCCGACGGCGATTCTGGCGACGCTGGCGGCATTACGCGGCAAAGTGGGCGGTACGGCGCGGATTATCGCGGTGCTGGAGCCGCGTTCCAACACCATGAAAATGGGGTTGTGCAAAGACGATCTGGCGCCGTCGCTGGGCCGCGCCGATGAGGTGTATCTGCTGCAACCGCCGCACATTCCGTGGCAGGTGGCGGAGGTCGCCGATGCCTGCGTTCAGCCTGCGCACTGGAGCGGCGACGTCGACGCGCTGGCGGAGATGGTGGTGAAAACGGCACAGCCTGGCGATCACATCCTGGTGATGAGCAACGGCGGGTTTGGCGGAATTCATCAGAAGCTGTTAGACGGTCTGGCGAAGAAATCCCAGGCTGGCGAGTAA
- the fbp gene encoding class 1 fructose-bisphosphatase, producing MKTLGEFIVEKQHEFSHATGELTALLSAIKLGAKIIHRDINKAGLVDILGASGAENVQGEVQQKLDLFANEKLKAALKARDIVAGIASEEEDEIVVFEGCEHAKYVVLMDPLDGSSNIDVNVSVGTIFSIYRRVTPVGTPVTEEDFLQPGNKQVAAGYVVYGSSTMLVYTTGCGVHAFTYDPSLGVFCLCQERMRFPQKGKTYSINEGNYIKFPNGVKKYIKFCQEEDKSTNRPYTSRYIGSLVADFHRNLLKGGIYLYPSTASHPEGKLRLLYECNPMAFLAEQAGGKASDGKERILDIVPESLHQRRSFFVGNDHMVEDVERFIREFPDA from the coding sequence ATGAAAACGTTAGGTGAATTTATTGTCGAAAAGCAGCACGAGTTCTCGCATGCAACCGGTGAGCTCACTGCTTTGCTGTCGGCAATAAAGCTGGGCGCCAAGATCATCCACCGTGATATCAATAAGGCCGGACTGGTCGATATCCTGGGTGCCAGCGGTGCTGAGAACGTGCAGGGCGAGGTTCAACAGAAGCTCGATCTGTTCGCGAACGAGAAACTGAAAGCGGCGCTCAAGGCACGCGATATCGTCGCGGGCATCGCCTCTGAAGAAGAAGATGAGATCGTCGTCTTTGAAGGCTGTGAACACGCGAAGTACGTGGTGCTGATGGATCCTCTGGATGGTTCGTCCAACATCGATGTTAACGTTTCTGTCGGAACGATTTTTTCTATCTATCGCCGGGTCACGCCGGTCGGCACGCCGGTAACGGAAGAAGATTTCCTCCAGCCGGGCAACAAACAGGTTGCCGCGGGCTACGTGGTTTATGGCTCTTCCACCATGCTGGTCTACACCACCGGCTGCGGCGTGCACGCTTTCACCTACGATCCGTCGCTGGGCGTGTTCTGCCTGTGCCAGGAGCGTATGCGCTTCCCGCAGAAGGGCAAAACGTACTCGATCAACGAAGGTAACTACATCAAGTTCCCGAACGGCGTGAAGAAGTACATTAAATTCTGCCAGGAAGAGGATAAGTCCACCAACCGCCCGTACACTTCGCGCTACATTGGTTCGCTGGTGGCGGACTTCCATCGCAACCTGCTGAAAGGCGGAATTTATCTCTACCCAAGCACCGCCAGCCACCCGGAAGGGAAGCTGCGTCTGCTGTATGAATGCAACCCGATGGCGTTTCTTGCGGAACAGGCAGGCGGCAAAGCGAGCGACGGGAAAGAGCGTATCCTGGACATTGTTCCGGAGAGCCTGCATCAGCGCCGCTCGTTCTTCGTCGGCAACGACCATATGGTTGAGGACGTAGAACGTTTTATTCGTGAGTTCCCCGACGCGTAA